One window of the Lactobacillus sp. PV034 genome contains the following:
- a CDS encoding cold-shock protein, translating into MRTGTVTQFDENAPYGFIEDDLTHSTYFAFYKSIKEDGYKRLEVGQRVRYQLAQGKKGLQCINIYIERGHKEEN; encoded by the coding sequence ATGCGAACTGGAACTGTAACACAATTTGATGAAAATGCACCTTATGGATTTATTGAAGACGATTTAACGCATTCGACTTATTTTGCCTTTTATAAATCTATTAAAGAAGATGGCTATAAACGTCTTGAAGTTGGTCAACGTGTTCGTTACCAACTTGCACAAGGTAAAAAGGGGTTGCAATGTATTAATATTTACATTGAACGTGGCCATAAAGAGGAGAATTAA
- the ileS gene encoding isoleucine--tRNA ligase has protein sequence MRVKDTLNLGKTKFKMRGNLPVREAQWQKEWADNDIYQKRLKLNEGHPRFDLHDGPPFANGNIHMGHAMNKISKDIIVRYKGMKGFYAPFVPGWDTHGLPVEQQLAKKGVDRKTMDRAKYRELCRQFAEEQVQKQRADFKRLGVMADWDHPYITLQPEFEAQEIRVFGKMFEKGLIYKGKKPVYWSWSSESTLAEAEVEYHDVKSPSIYIAFPVKDGKGILDEKDTYFVIWTTTPWTIPSNQGITVNPQFDYSVVQVGDKRYVVGTDRLDAVAEDLGWEDYKVVQHLKGTEMDRMVAKHPLYDQDSLVMNAMHVTSGDGTGLVHTASGFGEDDYNVAQRYGLPVFSPMDAQGRFTAEIPDPDLVGMFYDDANKVVSDKLEKAGALLKLSFFTHSYPHDWRTKKPVIYRATTQWFASIDKIRDQILKQIDETKFTPSWGKTRLHNMIKDRGDWVISRQRAWGVPLPIFYAEDGTPIVTPETIEHIAEIFAKEGSNAWYTHTATELLPEGFKSEHSPNGKFTKETDILDVWFDSGSSWAGVLEARNLGYPADLYLEGSDQYRGWFNSSLITSTAVNGLSPYKATLSQGFVLDDKGHKMSKSLGNVIAPNDVIKQMGAEIIRLWVASSDTTSDVAVSQDILRQSAESYRKIRNTFRFMLANTSDFDPKANAIAYPDMAGVDQYMEVKLNKLLDEVYAAYDKYDFLTVYKKILSFISNDLSAFYLDLAKDILYIDPENSETRRSMQTVIYNILVKLAKVLTPVLPHTMEEIWGFLKEPEDFIQLTNMPEIEHFANEAEILARWNEFMKVRSDVLKALEVARNNKVIGKSFDAAVTIYPTQATAELLKELNANIRQILIVSDLDIKSPDDEAPADAQDLPSGKIVVKHAEGEVCPRCRRITTDIGSDPNFPNLCARCAKIVSENYPEAVEEGLDD, from the coding sequence ATGCGAGTAAAAGATACTTTAAATTTAGGCAAAACTAAATTTAAGATGAGAGGAAATCTTCCAGTTCGCGAAGCACAATGGCAAAAGGAATGGGCAGATAATGATATTTATCAAAAGCGTTTAAAGTTAAACGAAGGACACCCTCGTTTTGATTTACATGATGGCCCACCATTTGCTAATGGTAATATCCACATGGGTCACGCTATGAACAAGATTTCTAAAGATATTATTGTTCGGTACAAGGGTATGAAGGGCTTTTATGCGCCATTTGTACCTGGATGGGATACTCATGGGTTACCAGTTGAACAACAGTTGGCTAAAAAGGGTGTTGACCGTAAGACCATGGATCGTGCCAAATATCGTGAATTATGTCGTCAATTTGCCGAAGAACAAGTTCAAAAGCAAAGGGCTGATTTTAAACGTTTAGGTGTAATGGCAGATTGGGATCATCCATATATTACTCTTCAACCAGAGTTTGAAGCACAAGAAATTCGTGTCTTCGGTAAAATGTTTGAAAAGGGCTTGATTTACAAAGGTAAGAAGCCAGTATACTGGTCATGGTCAAGTGAATCAACTTTAGCAGAAGCAGAAGTTGAATATCATGATGTAAAATCTCCTTCCATCTACATTGCTTTCCCAGTTAAAGATGGTAAAGGAATTTTAGATGAAAAGGATACTTACTTTGTAATTTGGACTACTACTCCTTGGACAATTCCTTCTAACCAAGGGATTACTGTTAACCCACAATTTGATTATTCAGTAGTTCAAGTGGGCGATAAGCGCTATGTTGTTGGTACTGATCGTTTAGATGCTGTTGCTGAAGATCTTGGTTGGGAAGATTATAAAGTTGTGCAACATTTAAAGGGAACTGAAATGGATCGCATGGTCGCTAAGCACCCATTATACGATCAAGATAGTTTAGTGATGAATGCAATGCACGTTACATCTGGTGATGGTACCGGATTAGTACATACCGCATCTGGCTTTGGTGAAGATGACTACAATGTAGCTCAAAGATATGGTTTACCAGTCTTTAGTCCAATGGACGCACAAGGTCGTTTTACTGCTGAAATCCCAGATCCCGACCTTGTAGGTATGTTTTATGATGATGCTAATAAGGTAGTTAGTGACAAGCTTGAAAAAGCTGGGGCATTATTGAAGCTTAGTTTCTTTACTCACTCATACCCACATGATTGGCGTACTAAGAAACCAGTGATTTATCGTGCAACTACTCAATGGTTTGCTTCCATTGACAAGATTCGTGATCAAATTCTTAAACAAATTGATGAAACTAAATTTACTCCATCTTGGGGTAAAACACGTCTTCACAATATGATTAAAGATCGTGGTGATTGGGTAATTTCACGTCAACGTGCTTGGGGTGTACCACTTCCAATTTTTTATGCTGAAGATGGAACTCCAATTGTTACTCCAGAAACTATCGAACATATTGCTGAAATCTTTGCTAAGGAAGGTTCCAATGCTTGGTATACTCATACTGCAACAGAATTACTTCCTGAAGGCTTCAAATCAGAACATTCTCCAAATGGTAAATTTACCAAGGAAACTGATATCCTAGACGTTTGGTTTGATTCTGGTTCATCATGGGCTGGTGTGTTAGAAGCACGTAACCTTGGTTATCCTGCAGATCTTTATCTTGAAGGTAGCGACCAATACCGTGGTTGGTTTAACTCAAGCTTGATTACTTCAACTGCTGTTAACGGGCTTTCTCCATATAAGGCTACTTTATCTCAAGGATTTGTGCTTGATGATAAAGGCCACAAGATGTCTAAATCATTAGGAAATGTTATTGCACCTAATGACGTAATTAAGCAAATGGGTGCTGAAATTATCCGTCTTTGGGTAGCAAGTTCAGATACTACTTCTGATGTTGCTGTTTCACAAGATATCTTACGTCAAAGTGCAGAAAGTTACCGTAAGATTAGAAATACTTTCCGTTTTATGCTTGCCAACACTTCAGACTTTGATCCAAAGGCTAATGCCATTGCTTACCCTGATATGGCTGGCGTAGATCAATACATGGAAGTAAAACTTAATAAGTTGCTTGATGAAGTTTATGCTGCTTATGATAAATATGACTTCTTGACTGTTTATAAGAAGATCTTGAGCTTTATCTCTAATGATTTGTCAGCATTTTACCTTGATTTGGCTAAGGATATTCTTTATATTGATCCCGAAAATAGTGAAACACGTCGCTCAATGCAAACAGTCATTTACAATATCCTGGTTAAATTAGCTAAAGTTTTAACTCCGGTATTGCCCCATACTATGGAAGAAATTTGGGGCTTCTTAAAAGAACCTGAAGACTTCATTCAATTAACTAATATGCCTGAAATTGAACACTTTGCTAATGAAGCGGAAATTTTAGCTCGTTGGAATGAATTCATGAAGGTTCGTTCAGATGTCTTAAAGGCATTAGAAGTTGCTCGTAACAATAAAGTAATTGGTAAATCATTTGATGCAGCAGTTACTATTTATCCAACTCAAGCAACCGCTGAATTACTAAAAGAACTTAATGCTAATATTCGTCAAATCTTAATCGTTTCTGATTTAGACATTAAGAGTCCAGATGATGAAGCACCAGCTGATGCCCAAGATTTACCTTCAGGTAAAATTGTGGTGAAACATGCGGAAGGTGAAGTTTGTCCAAGATGTCGTCGCATTACTACAGATATCGGTTCTGATCCTAATTTCCCTAACTTATGTGCACGTTGTGCTAAAATTGTTAGTGAGAATTATCCAGAAGCAGTTGAAGAAGGACTTGATGATTAA
- a CDS encoding DivIVA domain-containing protein — MSLTPMDIHNKEFNTKMRGYDETEVDSFLDRIVDAYGDALDKNIDITNENRQLKRQISDLKQQLAEYDRIKDSLNKSLISAQANAEKIKQDAHEEARKILDEAKTNAADKTKDLQAQYDTLNNDYELLKGKVANFRDETQKLLKDQLKELDDENWQYYLDQYYGRTRLYPADGGQPVLPDETPTDETNQNESNGSTESNVANQEVNADAINISVQSPVDNPTSNEVNSEQGLDEHQPQILSGDSPSHEENVTQPAPKRDQGPTIVFPDDYKNH; from the coding sequence ATGTCATTAACACCAATGGATATCCACAATAAAGAATTTAATACTAAGATGCGTGGATACGATGAAACAGAAGTTGATAGTTTTTTAGACAGAATTGTTGATGCTTACGGAGATGCATTAGATAAGAACATTGATATAACTAATGAAAATCGTCAATTAAAAAGACAGATTAGCGATTTGAAGCAACAATTAGCAGAATATGATCGAATTAAGGACTCATTAAATAAGTCTTTAATATCAGCACAAGCTAATGCAGAAAAAATTAAGCAAGATGCTCATGAAGAGGCTCGAAAAATTTTAGATGAAGCAAAGACCAATGCTGCTGATAAAACGAAGGATTTACAAGCGCAATATGATACTTTAAACAATGATTATGAATTGTTAAAAGGAAAAGTTGCAAACTTTAGAGATGAGACCCAAAAACTTTTAAAGGATCAACTTAAAGAGTTAGATGATGAAAACTGGCAATATTATTTAGATCAGTATTATGGCCGTACGCGTCTATATCCTGCAGACGGTGGACAGCCAGTTTTACCTGATGAAACTCCTACGGATGAGACTAATCAAAATGAAAGTAATGGCTCAACAGAGTCAAATGTGGCAAATCAAGAAGTTAATGCAGATGCAATTAATATATCTGTTCAATCTCCGGTTGACAATCCTACATCAAATGAAGTAAACTCTGAACAAGGTTTAGATGAGCATCAACCACAAATCTTGAGTGGGGATTCTCCTAGCCATGAAGAAAACGTTACTCAACCTGCTCCAAAGAGAGACCAAGGTCCAACGATCGTTTTCCCCGATGATTATAAAAACCATTAA
- a CDS encoding RNA-binding protein yields MEKRQASSFYQHFDPEERPVVDFFTGLFNRFIFTSEPILTDFLNPRERYIFKKIVGNEAQIVEFGGYQNAEKRRIYLCEWEENISPEMFEIVPIQINYNQKWNELSHSQILGVLTHLGVELSTFGDIINNNKVWQFFVKAELANFFIENITRIGRSKVDLLPISKKEIVEVADDSVEATAVSVTLRLDAVVAAVTNLSRSQVKRQLLEKEIKLNWHETTESNIIVSEDDILSIRHFGRIKIIGVNTTKKGKYRLNIKLWQSKKR; encoded by the coding sequence ATAGAAAAGCGACAAGCAAGTAGTTTTTATCAACATTTTGATCCTGAAGAAAGACCGGTAGTTGATTTTTTTACCGGTCTTTTTAATCGGTTTATTTTTACTTCTGAGCCAATATTAACTGACTTTTTAAATCCCCGAGAAAGATATATTTTTAAAAAAATTGTGGGTAATGAAGCTCAAATAGTAGAATTTGGTGGGTATCAAAATGCTGAAAAAAGACGAATTTATCTTTGTGAATGGGAAGAGAACATCAGTCCAGAGATGTTTGAAATCGTACCAATTCAAATAAATTATAATCAAAAATGGAATGAGTTAAGTCATAGTCAAATTTTGGGTGTATTAACGCATTTAGGTGTGGAATTAAGTACTTTTGGCGACATTATTAACAATAATAAGGTTTGGCAATTTTTTGTTAAGGCAGAACTGGCAAATTTTTTTATAGAGAATATTACTAGAATTGGCCGTAGTAAAGTTGATCTTCTTCCTATTTCAAAAAAAGAAATCGTTGAAGTTGCTGATGATAGTGTAGAGGCAACAGCAGTCAGTGTTACTTTAAGATTAGATGCTGTTGTAGCTGCAGTTACGAATTTATCTCGAAGTCAGGTAAAACGGCAGCTTTTGGAGAAAGAAATTAAATTAAATTGGCATGAAACAACGGAATCGAATATAATTGTTAGTGAGGACGATATTTTAAGTATTCGTCATTTTGGGCGAATAAAAATTATTGGAGTAAATACAACTAAAAAAGGAAAATATCGCTTGAATATAAAATTATGGCAATCGAAGAAAAGGTGA
- a CDS encoding YggT family protein has translation MLLACMWILRILAQILYIYSILIVIYTLLTWIPRLLQTKVGQILARIVEPYLHWFERLIPPIAGISFAPILALLVIYLVNNYVLVWIANILIHIFR, from the coding sequence ATGTTATTAGCTTGTATGTGGATATTAAGAATCTTAGCTCAGATCCTTTATATCTATAGTATTTTAATAGTAATATATACGTTACTAACATGGATTCCAAGACTACTACAAACTAAAGTTGGACAGATCTTGGCTAGAATTGTTGAACCATATTTACATTGGTTTGAAAGGCTAATTCCGCCCATTGCAGGAATTTCTTTTGCCCCAATTTTAGCTTTGTTAGTTATTTACTTAGTTAATAATTATGTATTAGTATGGATTGCAAATATTTTAATACACATATTTAGATAA
- a CDS encoding cell division protein SepF, whose protein sequence is MAFDKLGRFFGIAEDDEMDESSYVEEPEMSEDDQPMKNERRTNVVSINSVNTPTSKIVLYEPRVYSDAKEVAQNLLSNKAVIINFARMDDSQSRRIVDFITGTVYALNGEIQRVGDKIFLATPPKFETDGKIAELVEKKDNID, encoded by the coding sequence ATGGCATTTGACAAATTAGGAAGATTTTTTGGCATTGCTGAAGATGACGAGATGGATGAAAGTTCATATGTTGAAGAACCTGAAATGAGTGAAGATGATCAACCAATGAAAAACGAAAGACGTACAAATGTTGTTTCAATTAACTCAGTAAATACTCCAACAAGTAAGATTGTTTTATATGAACCACGTGTGTATTCTGATGCAAAAGAAGTTGCTCAAAATCTTTTAAGCAATAAAGCAGTTATTATTAATTTTGCACGTATGGATGATTCACAATCTCGCCGTATTGTAGATTTTATTACTGGAACTGTTTATGCTTTAAATGGTGAAATTCAACGAGTAGGTGACAAAATCTTTTTAGCTACTCCACCTAAGTTTGAAACAGATGGAAAAATCGCTGAATTGGTTGAAAAGAAAGATAACATTGATTAA
- the ftsZ gene encoding cell division protein FtsZ: MDFTFDSDDNKNAVIKVIGVGGAGGNAVNRMIDEGVQGVSFIAANTDVQALNSNKAENKIQLGPKLTRGLGAGSHPEVGEKAAEESQQTIEDSLKGADMIFITAGMGGGTGTGAAPVIAKIARETGALTVGVVTRPFTFEGPKRSKNATEGIAQLKQYVDTLVIIANNRLLEMVDKKTPMMDAFKEADNVLRQGVQGISDLITSTDYVNLDFADVKTVMENQGAALMGIGRASGENRTVEATKLAISSPLLEVSIDGAKQVLLNITGGPDLTLFEAQDASDIVSKAAGDGVNIIFGTSINANLGDEVVVTVIATGIDAAAEEEASKETGRLNRRSRMQQATSEKPTTNTQVTENEQSNNVSVAEQTAQTDHEDQDSLLDPTSVWKQDKKEVNRPDLNQAEIEEEKNNFDSFSADTQKSISQIETSTDDDDDDIPFFKHRRKR; the protein is encoded by the coding sequence ATGGATTTTACTTTCGATTCGGATGACAACAAAAATGCAGTCATTAAAGTAATCGGTGTTGGTGGTGCTGGTGGAAACGCTGTTAACCGTATGATAGATGAAGGCGTTCAAGGTGTCTCATTTATCGCTGCTAACACTGATGTTCAAGCATTAAATAGTAACAAAGCTGAAAACAAGATTCAACTTGGACCAAAGTTAACTAGAGGTTTAGGTGCAGGTTCTCATCCTGAAGTAGGTGAAAAAGCTGCCGAAGAAAGTCAACAGACTATTGAAGATTCTCTTAAAGGTGCAGATATGATCTTTATCACTGCCGGAATGGGTGGTGGTACTGGTACAGGTGCGGCACCGGTAATTGCTAAAATTGCAAGAGAAACAGGTGCTTTAACAGTCGGCGTGGTTACACGTCCTTTCACTTTTGAAGGACCAAAGCGTTCTAAAAATGCAACTGAGGGTATTGCACAATTAAAGCAATATGTTGATACTTTGGTCATTATTGCAAATAACCGTTTATTAGAAATGGTTGATAAGAAGACTCCAATGATGGATGCCTTCAAAGAAGCTGATAATGTTTTAAGACAAGGTGTACAAGGTATTTCAGACTTGATTACCTCTACTGATTACGTTAACTTAGACTTTGCTGATGTAAAAACTGTAATGGAAAATCAAGGCGCCGCTTTAATGGGTATTGGTAGAGCAAGTGGTGAAAATAGAACTGTTGAAGCAACTAAATTAGCTATTTCATCACCATTATTGGAAGTTTCCATTGATGGTGCAAAACAAGTTCTTCTTAATATTACTGGAGGACCAGACTTAACATTATTTGAAGCTCAAGATGCCTCAGATATTGTTTCCAAGGCAGCAGGAGATGGAGTAAACATTATTTTTGGTACTTCAATTAACGCTAATTTGGGAGATGAAGTAGTTGTTACGGTTATTGCAACTGGTATTGATGCAGCTGCCGAAGAAGAAGCTTCAAAAGAAACTGGACGCTTAAATCGCCGCAGTAGAATGCAACAAGCTACTTCAGAAAAGCCAACAACAAATACGCAAGTAACTGAAAATGAACAATCTAATAATGTTTCAGTTGCTGAGCAAACTGCGCAAACAGACCATGAAGATCAAGATTCATTGCTTGATCCAACAAGTGTTTGGAAACAAGATAAAAAAGAAGTTAACCGTCCAGATTTGAATCAAGCTGAAATTGAAGAAGAAAAAAATAATTTTGATTCATTTAGTGCGGATACACAAAAAAGTATTTCACAAATAGAAACTAGTACAGACGATGACGATGATGATATTCCGTTCTTTAAACATCGTCGTAAGCGTTAA
- the ftsA gene encoding cell division protein FtsA, with protein sequence MDKTGLLVGLDIGTTSVKTVVADTSSNELRVIGAASSPTKGMRHGKIVDIDQTASSISSALKKVSEKTNSKIYRVVTGIPVGMLRLDSASGLINIGEKGQEVGDNDVKRVLASAISSAVIEGQEPIAFLPNKFLIDGKTDVDDPRKMIAHSLEVHGILLTAPASDLHNIRKAIERAGYQNNFFVPTPLAIASVALDEGERTFGSIILDLGGGTTTATVIHENKIKYATIDLEGGNDITKDISVVLNTSKKEAEKIKQEFGYADPELTSPDNQFPVNVVGENAPQMIDEEYLSEIINARLEQILTRIGKGLEAHDAFRLPGGVTITGGTSILQGTDDIVKDIYDVKARIFQPNQIGLRNPLYAASFGVVKYAYDLADIDYLVNSVIYNSPVMAAAETQENSPEKVKFFKRVQSNSEIAGKEDYNKGTVVSQQKKNNDSTRDNKKNKKGLGDFFKKFFD encoded by the coding sequence ATGGATAAGACAGGTTTATTAGTTGGATTGGACATTGGAACAACAAGTGTGAAAACTGTTGTTGCAGATACGTCATCAAATGAATTAAGAGTGATTGGCGCTGCAAGTAGTCCAACAAAAGGAATGCGACATGGCAAAATTGTCGATATTGATCAAACTGCAAGCAGTATTTCATCAGCATTAAAAAAGGTCTCTGAAAAGACTAATTCTAAAATTTATCGAGTTGTTACAGGAATTCCTGTTGGAATGCTCAGATTAGATAGTGCTAGTGGCCTGATCAATATCGGTGAAAAAGGACAAGAAGTTGGGGACAATGATGTTAAACGAGTTTTAGCATCTGCAATCAGCTCTGCTGTTATAGAGGGGCAAGAACCAATAGCATTTTTACCAAACAAATTTTTGATTGATGGCAAAACAGACGTGGATGACCCACGAAAAATGATTGCACATTCCTTAGAAGTACATGGAATTTTACTTACGGCTCCGGCTTCAGATTTGCATAATATTCGTAAGGCAATCGAGCGTGCAGGGTATCAGAATAATTTCTTCGTTCCAACACCATTGGCAATTGCAAGTGTTGCTCTTGATGAAGGTGAAAGAACCTTTGGTTCGATTATTCTTGATCTAGGTGGAGGAACGACGACAGCTACTGTCATTCATGAAAACAAAATTAAATATGCGACAATAGATTTAGAAGGCGGGAACGACATTACCAAAGATATTTCAGTTGTTCTTAATACTTCTAAAAAAGAAGCTGAAAAAATTAAGCAAGAGTTTGGTTATGCAGACCCAGAATTAACTTCACCTGATAATCAATTCCCAGTTAATGTTGTAGGTGAAAATGCACCACAAATGATTGATGAAGAATATTTAAGTGAAATTATTAATGCTCGGTTAGAACAAATTTTGACAAGAATTGGTAAAGGCTTGGAAGCTCATGATGCCTTTCGTCTACCTGGTGGCGTAACAATTACTGGAGGAACCAGCATTTTACAAGGAACTGATGATATTGTAAAAGATATTTATGATGTCAAAGCTCGAATTTTTCAGCCTAATCAAATTGGCCTGAGAAATCCTTTATATGCAGCTAGTTTTGGCGTGGTAAAATATGCCTATGATTTAGCTGATATAGATTATTTAGTAAATAGTGTAATTTATAATTCACCTGTTATGGCTGCTGCTGAAACTCAAGAAAATTCTCCAGAAAAGGTGAAATTTTTCAAAAGAGTGCAGTCTAATAGTGAAATAGCTGGAAAAGAAGATTATAATAAAGGTACTGTGGTATCTCAGCAAAAAAAGAATAATGACAGTACCAGAGATAATAAGAAGAATAAAAAAGGACTCGGAGATTTCTTTAAGAAATTTTTCGATTAA